One window of Thermocoleostomius sinensis A174 genomic DNA carries:
- a CDS encoding response regulator, giving the protein MNRLSSYVLVLDQDSRNLQSLGSLLTQLQCPVVIARSFDQALEEASQTPPYLIILSGGQQNWTKALVQKLRNVSNSSDCVTIVALTDFQVSNWLSQEENPDLDGFLVNPLNSDILVSLVQSAWVRQTYCSPQSTR; this is encoded by the coding sequence ATGAACCGATTATCGAGTTATGTCTTAGTACTAGACCAAGATTCTAGGAACTTACAGTCGTTGGGTTCGTTGCTGACTCAATTGCAATGTCCTGTGGTAATTGCTCGATCGTTTGATCAAGCCTTAGAAGAAGCTAGCCAAACGCCCCCCTATCTCATCATTTTGTCAGGAGGGCAACAGAACTGGACGAAGGCATTAGTGCAAAAGCTACGAAATGTTTCAAACTCTTCCGATTGCGTAACAATTGTTGCTTTGACTGATTTTCAAGTTTCTAACTGGTTAAGTCAAGAAGAAAATCCGGATTTAGACGGCTTCTTGGTGAATCCACTCAACAGCGATATATTAGTTTCTTTGGTGCAATCGGCATGGGTGCGCCAAACCTACTGTTCTCCACAATCAACTCGATAA
- a CDS encoding glycosyltransferase family 39 protein, producing MRRIVSVSLIFIGLGLCFRFAHLERHVYWYDETFTSLRSAGYTEAEIVEQFSQSSIVTIAALQTFQQPHPRRQLSDTWHSLAVEDTQHPPLYYSLSYGWMRWVGHSVFAMRLLPAIFSALTFPSVYWLCWELFVGRTRKETNQLQVTWMAVALVAVSPFHLLYAQEARQYSLWTMTTVLATASLLRAIRVNSTVSWSIYAVTLTASFYTFLFTGLMAIAHGLYLFSLATFRLSHTVVAYLVATLLAVVAFLPWLWTVATQVAQIRTVTGWTETTRSWTSLASSWASMLGRLFYDRSDTVVDRLIQSGIIVLIGVAFYHLIRQTPKPIWLLVVMITGVPILALIIPDLLLGGARSTAPRYLIPALLGIELAMAHFLASILCNRRWRWITVAILAGGLVSCLTIHQASTWWIKPHNSDNVAIAQLVNQAVSPLLISDAETADLLSLSYVLPANTPLFIRPRCYTCNQPTTKEINPFILNIPEKYTDIFLFHPRPTKEWRHSIEHLSAYTIQPLPSGGSNPSLWQLKFKAELKRPLLQKRNNTKDD from the coding sequence ATGCGGCGTATTGTTTCAGTTAGCTTGATTTTCATAGGACTAGGGCTTTGCTTTCGCTTTGCTCATCTCGAGCGTCACGTGTATTGGTATGACGAAACCTTCACCTCGTTACGCTCGGCCGGATACACCGAAGCAGAGATTGTTGAGCAGTTCAGCCAATCTTCGATTGTGACAATTGCCGCCCTACAGACGTTTCAACAACCCCACCCACGGCGTCAATTATCAGACACCTGGCATAGTCTAGCCGTGGAAGACACCCAACATCCACCGCTCTACTACAGCTTGTCTTACGGCTGGATGCGCTGGGTTGGGCATTCAGTCTTTGCCATGCGGTTGCTGCCTGCCATTTTTAGCGCGCTGACTTTTCCCAGTGTTTATTGGCTGTGCTGGGAGTTGTTTGTAGGCAGGACTAGAAAGGAGACAAATCAATTGCAGGTTACCTGGATGGCAGTTGCCTTGGTTGCCGTTTCTCCATTTCATCTTCTCTATGCTCAAGAAGCCCGCCAATATAGTTTATGGACGATGACAACTGTGTTAGCAACAGCGAGCTTGTTGCGAGCAATCCGGGTAAACTCAACAGTTAGCTGGAGCATCTATGCGGTGACATTAACAGCTAGCTTTTATACGTTTTTATTTACTGGGTTAATGGCGATCGCCCACGGTTTGTATCTGTTCAGCTTGGCAACATTTCGCCTGAGTCACACGGTTGTTGCTTATCTGGTGGCAACCCTGCTGGCAGTGGTAGCGTTTTTGCCCTGGCTTTGGACAGTTGCTACTCAGGTGGCACAAATTCGTACCGTTACAGGATGGACGGAAACTACGCGCTCTTGGACTAGCCTAGCCAGCAGTTGGGCCAGTATGCTGGGGCGGTTGTTCTATGATCGCAGTGATACAGTGGTCGATCGCTTGATCCAATCCGGCATCATTGTTTTGATTGGCGTCGCCTTCTACCACTTGATTCGACAGACACCCAAACCCATCTGGTTGCTGGTTGTCATGATAACCGGAGTCCCAATATTGGCATTGATTATTCCCGATTTGCTGTTGGGTGGTGCTCGATCAACAGCCCCGCGCTATTTGATTCCAGCCTTATTGGGCATCGAACTGGCAATGGCTCACTTCCTAGCTTCAATCCTTTGCAACAGGCGGTGGCGCTGGATTACCGTTGCCATTCTTGCCGGGGGACTGGTGTCCTGTTTAACCATTCATCAAGCATCAACTTGGTGGATTAAACCGCACAATTCAGATAATGTTGCAATTGCTCAGTTGGTGAATCAAGCAGTTTCTCCGCTGCTAATCAGTGATGCAGAGACAGCCGATTTGCTCTCACTCAGTTATGTGCTTCCAGCCAATACGCCACTGTTCATTCGCCCTCGTTGTTACACGTGCAACCAACCTACTACTAAAGAAATTAATCCTTTCATCTTAAATATTCCTGAAAAGTACACTGATATTTTTTTGTTTCATCCACGACCTACAAAAGAGTGGCGACACTCGATCGAACACCTGTCCGCTTACACCATTCAACCATTACCATCAGGTGGCTCGAATCCATCGTTATGGCAACTTAAATTCAAAGCAGAACTTAAACGCCCCTTGCTTCAAAAGCGTAACAATACGAAAGATGATTAA
- a CDS encoding tRNA (5-methylaminomethyl-2-thiouridine)(34)-methyltransferase MnmD, protein MKQAHTWIPQVTQDGSFTFFSEEFGETFHSQQGARAEAFTKFVHATQLVQKAKHDRLRLLDICYGLGYNTAAALETIWQINPACQIEMYGLELDATVPRAAIEPRLIERWSLQVQAVLTAIAINHQYQQSGLTAQLIIGDARQTIQMLCQSRFQADAIFFDPFSPRRCPQLWTVEFFQQVSQCLAADGRLATYSRSASVRSAMLAAGFSIGTIPVKESHLPHEWSQGTVATFDASSLQPLSQLEQEHLQTRAAIPYRDPSLSDSAEVISARHQQEQQQSQRESTSSWRRRWGIV, encoded by the coding sequence ATGAAGCAAGCACACACCTGGATTCCTCAAGTTACTCAGGATGGCTCCTTTACGTTCTTTTCAGAGGAGTTTGGTGAAACCTTTCATAGCCAACAGGGAGCCAGAGCCGAGGCATTCACAAAGTTTGTCCACGCGACGCAACTAGTTCAAAAAGCCAAGCACGATCGTTTGCGTCTTCTTGATATTTGCTATGGGCTGGGATACAACACTGCGGCTGCTCTAGAAACCATTTGGCAAATTAATCCAGCTTGTCAGATAGAAATGTACGGTTTAGAGTTAGACGCAACGGTGCCTAGGGCTGCGATTGAGCCACGACTCATTGAGCGATGGTCGCTACAAGTACAAGCTGTGTTGACTGCAATAGCGATCAATCATCAGTATCAACAATCAGGATTAACTGCTCAACTGATAATTGGCGATGCACGACAGACCATTCAAATGTTATGTCAATCAAGATTCCAAGCCGATGCGATTTTTTTTGATCCGTTCTCTCCCCGTCGTTGTCCGCAGCTATGGACGGTTGAATTCTTTCAGCAGGTATCCCAATGTTTGGCAGCGGATGGTCGATTAGCAACCTATTCTCGTTCCGCTTCGGTGCGATCGGCGATGCTAGCAGCAGGATTCTCTATCGGCACCATCCCCGTGAAAGAATCTCACTTACCTCACGAATGGTCTCAAGGCACAGTTGCTACCTTTGATGCCAGTTCCCTACAGCCGCTTTCACAATTGGAGCAAGAGCATTTACAGACTCGCGCGGCTATTCCCTACCGCGACCCCAGCTTGTCAGACTCAGCAGAAGTGATCTCGGCGCGGCATCAACAAGAGCAACAACAATCGCAGCGAGAATCAACATCGAGTTGGAGACGCCGGTGGGGCATTGTCTAA
- a CDS encoding hybrid sensor histidine kinase/response regulator has protein sequence MLSEQQQRIMGYFIEEAKDHLNTIEQGLVSLQATITDSDMVHEVFRAAHSVKGGAAMLGLDSIQHTAHRLEDYFKVLKECPQIQVDQKLETLFLQVYDTLHELVTQLQEPFGLSPDKAQEAMTQVEPVFAELSQHLSFLVNQAGGTPPDDVDLAVPVAAEPAQSVNQLVAAKEENALRFVFQTEVSARLREMLQLFKRPDTVDNRNQLQNLCRVLGQYGDQFQLLNWSTLLEVAQRAIGNPDNNYRTLAPLLIKDLKRSQEMILSGRVAEVAACDELLDLLPLQFSLEESKEESVDDEIAIEADLADLLSTVSSETDSIDDSTAWGDLELELPELDNSELDELDLDIPVTPNSDALDDWLFEENLFEGIHPVEPQNDQQNDQLACSTQAQKHLLSDDAAIAESDSESLTTEIGERSGPEVGTAELDSLADLFETDIPNLDSTWSDEEVPQFFVEASPELSAVEIREFQDLLNQDQTDSASAAELTLDEEEEEDLSGLLNAVALQTNHHSTTPLSTPTSSDLASSQLQLALEEIANDLPSALELPDSTSDDIAVFFVQPDTEIGSDPSEDRDCAEASSTQDLDDGFSDLNSSSLTLDESLDETLDEVDATDSVTELLKPIDDSTSLLSFEFGAIESWEDDRSEDTNNSELENLFELAQESKSSDFLCVESLKDQGERAIASLEDHLNLEAEALPQENGNSLLDLDLSMFSLNLGATANENELDVDEILDEFSNSISSADNSKVNDEFLPNLVDYSDQLSLIENNSNLENHLSSEAHDSLVEILFENCDNHENQPLNSSNTVEETTEFSQLFCGNELNTSNLNSKLELNLNLSSNSDLTLIAAIDTINSEEVETINHQTTEQTTGELDSSDLLSFNGIELAEAELFEDAAIDGENPLLAHSSLEYLEFDRADLQDSNVNSIETATEEIYSSFADSDKQKSEQANISTSKQDFETISTNSEVDSLAEEETSVASIVPIALDASEDFSELECILEAKSFAEIGSSSSSSTVEEDVFSELEAMLENEPEPAQNSALTADDFADLEALLEGETSPSARLNSSFSLIATTGSATSITDDREFGDLEALLQETDQKLSVGSLPTRNPSHPTAHRLPRRRVTGDQTMRVSVKHLDNLNNLVGEMVVNRNSLEQAQERLRQFLDNLLYQVQQLNDVGQRMRDLYERSLLESSLLSSRQNYSLSQHYGAPATSPNHVTGISFDALEMDRFTGFHTLSQEMIELIVRVRESASDIDFVVEESDQITRNFRQITTQLQEGLTRSRMVPFAQTADRLPRGVRDNAIKYGKQAELTIEGRDTLIDKMIVEQLYDPMTHLVNNAIAHGIETPAERIAAGKSAVGQITIRAFHQGNQTVISVSDDGAGINIDAVKAKAVAKGLISSVEAQQLSRLEIYDLLFHHGFSTADNVDDLRGRGVGLDVVRNNLSEIRGSISIDSAIGKGTTFTIRLPLTLSISKALCCISNRARIAFAMDGVEDMLDVPKDGVHIDEQGRSCIQWRDSLLPFQPLSDLLKYNRVLGRGSVYGGNQEDDILSIVVLRSSSNYLALQVDQVLGEQEIVIKQLEGPVPKPIGVAGATVLGDGRIMPIADVLELIDLSQGRIRREASPVLWETNGDLGAPDAATAKTDPTVLIVDDSITVRELLSMTFNKVGYRVEQARDGQEAWEKLRSGLPCDLVFCDIEMPRMDGLELLSRLQKDPNLCDIPIAMLTSRGADRHRQMAVQLGAKGYFTKPYLEEVLLDAAQRMLKGEILVSG, from the coding sequence ATGCTGTCGGAACAACAACAGCGCATTATGGGCTACTTCATTGAGGAAGCTAAAGACCACCTCAACACTATTGAGCAAGGGCTGGTTAGCTTGCAAGCAACCATCACAGACTCGGACATGGTGCATGAAGTTTTCCGAGCAGCACACTCTGTCAAAGGAGGAGCCGCCATGTTGGGACTCGACAGCATTCAGCATACGGCTCATCGTTTAGAAGATTACTTTAAAGTTCTAAAAGAATGTCCTCAAATTCAAGTTGATCAAAAACTAGAAACGTTGTTTCTTCAAGTTTACGATACACTGCATGAACTAGTGACCCAACTGCAAGAGCCATTTGGACTCTCTCCTGATAAAGCGCAGGAAGCAATGACCCAGGTGGAGCCAGTATTTGCAGAACTCAGTCAACATTTGAGCTTCTTGGTGAATCAAGCTGGAGGAACTCCACCAGATGATGTCGATTTAGCTGTGCCAGTCGCTGCGGAGCCTGCTCAATCGGTTAATCAATTAGTTGCTGCTAAGGAAGAGAATGCCCTTCGCTTCGTGTTTCAAACTGAAGTATCGGCTCGATTGCGAGAGATGCTGCAACTCTTCAAACGACCAGATACTGTTGACAATCGCAATCAACTGCAAAATCTTTGTCGTGTTTTGGGGCAATATGGAGACCAGTTCCAGTTACTAAATTGGAGTACTTTGCTGGAAGTCGCTCAACGGGCCATTGGCAACCCGGACAATAACTACCGCACCCTAGCCCCGCTTCTGATTAAAGACCTCAAACGCTCGCAAGAAATGATTTTATCGGGTCGTGTTGCTGAAGTGGCAGCTTGCGATGAATTGCTTGACTTGTTGCCTCTACAGTTCTCGCTGGAAGAGTCCAAAGAAGAGTCCGTTGACGATGAAATTGCCATTGAAGCGGATTTAGCTGACCTATTGAGTACGGTGAGTAGCGAAACTGATTCGATCGATGATTCAACCGCATGGGGCGATCTGGAGTTAGAGCTTCCTGAATTAGATAACTCTGAGCTAGACGAGCTTGACCTAGACATTCCGGTTACCCCAAATTCTGATGCTCTAGATGATTGGCTGTTTGAGGAGAACCTGTTTGAAGGCATCCATCCTGTGGAACCGCAAAACGATCAACAAAACGATCAACTAGCTTGTTCAACGCAAGCGCAGAAGCATCTGTTGTCTGACGATGCAGCTATCGCTGAAAGTGATTCAGAATCACTTACTACTGAAATTGGTGAACGATCGGGACCAGAAGTAGGAACAGCAGAATTAGATTCACTGGCCGATTTATTTGAAACCGATATTCCAAACTTGGACTCTACTTGGTCGGACGAAGAAGTGCCTCAATTTTTTGTAGAGGCATCACCAGAATTATCGGCTGTAGAAATTCGTGAGTTCCAGGATCTGCTCAATCAAGATCAGACGGATTCAGCTTCAGCAGCGGAGTTAACTCTGGATGAAGAAGAGGAGGAAGATTTATCTGGCTTGTTGAATGCAGTGGCACTTCAGACTAACCATCATTCTACAACTCCTCTATCTACTCCCACGAGTTCGGATCTGGCTAGTTCACAGTTGCAACTTGCTTTAGAAGAAATAGCGAATGATTTGCCGTCTGCGTTAGAATTGCCTGACTCAACCTCAGACGACATAGCGGTGTTCTTTGTCCAGCCCGATACCGAAATTGGCAGCGACCCTAGTGAGGACAGGGACTGCGCTGAAGCATCCTCGACTCAAGACCTTGATGATGGGTTTTCTGATCTAAATAGTTCATCTTTAACACTGGATGAATCGTTGGATGAAACACTAGACGAGGTTGATGCGACGGATTCAGTGACAGAGTTGTTAAAACCCATCGATGATTCAACCAGTCTGCTGAGCTTTGAGTTCGGCGCAATAGAGAGTTGGGAAGACGATCGCTCAGAAGACACTAACAACTCAGAATTAGAAAACTTATTTGAACTAGCACAAGAATCTAAATCTTCTGATTTCCTCTGCGTAGAAAGTTTGAAAGATCAGGGTGAGAGAGCGATCGCATCTCTAGAGGACCATTTAAACCTAGAAGCTGAAGCTTTACCGCAAGAGAACGGAAACTCATTACTTGATTTAGATTTAAGCATGTTTTCGTTGAATCTCGGTGCAACAGCGAATGAAAACGAACTTGATGTGGATGAAATTCTAGATGAATTTTCAAATTCAATATCAAGTGCAGATAATTCAAAAGTTAACGATGAATTCTTGCCTAATTTGGTTGATTACTCAGATCAATTATCTCTGATCGAAAATAATTCTAATTTAGAGAATCATCTTAGTTCAGAAGCGCATGACTCTCTCGTAGAAATTCTGTTTGAGAATTGTGATAATCATGAGAATCAACCTTTGAATTCAAGTAATACAGTTGAAGAAACTACTGAATTCTCTCAATTGTTCTGCGGAAATGAATTGAATACAAGCAATTTGAATTCGAAGCTGGAACTTAATTTGAATCTTAGTTCTAACTCTGATCTGACTCTAATCGCTGCGATCGATACTATCAATAGTGAAGAAGTAGAAACCATTAATCATCAAACAACTGAGCAAACAACAGGTGAACTTGATTCGAGCGACTTACTCAGTTTCAATGGTATAGAACTAGCTGAGGCTGAATTGTTTGAAGATGCTGCCATAGATGGAGAAAATCCATTACTCGCTCATTCAAGCTTAGAGTATCTCGAATTTGATAGGGCAGATCTACAGGATTCTAATGTCAATTCTATTGAGACTGCAACAGAAGAAATTTATAGTAGTTTTGCTGACTCTGACAAACAAAAATCTGAGCAAGCAAATATTTCTACAAGCAAACAAGACTTTGAAACGATTTCAACTAACTCAGAAGTTGACTCTTTAGCAGAAGAAGAGACAAGTGTAGCCTCAATCGTGCCGATTGCATTGGATGCATCGGAGGATTTTTCAGAGTTGGAGTGTATACTGGAAGCCAAGTCATTTGCCGAGATCGGTTCCTCATCGTCAAGTTCCACTGTTGAGGAAGATGTATTTTCAGAACTGGAAGCGATGCTGGAGAACGAACCAGAACCAGCACAAAATTCTGCCTTGACCGCAGATGATTTCGCTGATTTAGAGGCTTTGCTTGAAGGCGAAACCAGCCCATCTGCTAGGTTAAACTCTTCATTTTCTCTAATAGCCACAACAGGCTCAGCTACCTCAATAACAGACGATCGCGAGTTTGGGGATCTGGAAGCACTCTTGCAAGAAACCGATCAGAAATTAAGTGTTGGGTCTTTGCCAACTCGCAATCCTAGTCATCCGACGGCTCACCGACTGCCTCGTCGCCGTGTCACGGGCGATCAAACGATGCGGGTTTCTGTCAAACATTTGGACAATTTGAATAACCTCGTTGGTGAAATGGTTGTCAACCGGAACAGTTTGGAGCAAGCCCAAGAACGATTACGCCAATTTCTCGACAACCTACTTTATCAGGTACAACAATTAAACGATGTTGGACAACGAATGCGTGATTTATACGAGCGATCATTACTGGAAAGCTCATTGTTGTCTAGTCGTCAAAATTATTCACTCTCTCAACATTATGGTGCTCCAGCAACTTCACCCAATCACGTGACGGGGATCAGCTTTGATGCTCTGGAAATGGATCGCTTTACAGGGTTTCATACCCTTTCACAGGAAATGATTGAGTTGATTGTACGAGTGCGAGAGTCTGCGTCTGATATTGATTTTGTAGTCGAAGAAAGTGATCAAATCACCCGGAACTTTCGCCAAATCACAACTCAACTTCAGGAAGGGTTAACGCGCTCTCGCATGGTGCCGTTTGCGCAAACAGCCGATCGTCTACCGCGAGGAGTCCGTGACAATGCGATTAAATATGGTAAGCAAGCTGAATTAACGATTGAAGGACGCGATACGCTGATTGACAAAATGATTGTGGAGCAGTTATACGACCCAATGACGCACCTTGTTAATAATGCGATCGCTCACGGCATTGAAACTCCTGCTGAACGCATCGCCGCTGGAAAATCTGCGGTAGGGCAGATTACCATCCGTGCATTTCATCAAGGTAATCAAACAGTCATTTCAGTCAGTGATGATGGAGCAGGCATTAATATAGATGCCGTCAAAGCCAAAGCAGTTGCCAAAGGACTCATCTCCTCGGTAGAAGCTCAGCAATTGTCGCGGCTTGAAATCTATGATCTGCTGTTTCACCACGGATTCAGTACGGCTGATAATGTGGATGACCTGCGAGGACGCGGGGTGGGCTTAGATGTTGTTCGCAATAACCTGAGTGAAATTCGAGGAAGCATCAGCATTGATTCTGCTATTGGTAAAGGAACCACATTCACGATTCGTCTACCCCTAACCCTCAGTATCTCTAAGGCGCTTTGCTGTATTAGTAATCGTGCTCGGATTGCCTTTGCAATGGATGGCGTCGAAGATATGCTGGATGTGCCAAAGGATGGTGTTCACATCGACGAGCAAGGGCGGTCTTGCATCCAGTGGCGCGACTCGTTGTTGCCGTTTCAACCCCTTTCCGATTTGCTGAAGTACAACCGTGTTTTGGGACGGGGTAGCGTTTATGGTGGAAATCAGGAAGATGATATCCTATCAATCGTTGTTCTTCGTAGCTCTAGCAACTACTTAGCGCTGCAAGTAGATCAGGTATTGGGCGAACAGGAAATTGTCATCAAGCAGCTAGAAGGGCCTGTTCCCAAGCCAATCGGAGTGGCAGGGGCGACAGTACTAGGAGACGGCCGAATCATGCCAATCGCGGATGTGTTGGAACTAATTGATCTATCCCAAGGTCGGATTCGTCGGGAAGCTAGCCCTGTGCTATGGGAAACAAATGGCGATTTGGGAGCACCAGACGCCGCTACTGCGAAGACCGATCCAACTGTCCTGATTGTGGATGATTCCATTACTGTGCGCGAACTATTGTCAATGACCTTCAATAAAGTCGGCTATCGCGTCGAACAGGCGCGTGATGGGCAGGAAGCTTGGGAAAAACTGCGATCGGGGTTGCCCTGTGACCTGGTCTTCTGCGATATTGAAATGCCAAGAATGGATGGATTAGAGCTATTGTCGCGCTTACAGAAAGATCCAAATCTTTGTGATATTCCAATTGCCATGTTGACTTCTAGAGGAGCCGATCGGCATCGTCAAATGGCAGTTCAACTTGGAGCGAAGGGATACTTTACCAAGCCTTACTTGGAAGAGGTTCTGTTGGATGCAGCGCAACGAATGCTGAAGGGAGAGATTTTAGTTAGTGGTTAA
- a CDS encoding methyl-accepting chemotaxis protein yields MGSTGYAQDYQNAQRAYIQGNYEDAAVIIDRLAENYPNDPSVCLLRGHVYCGLQQYDIAHDQYQAVIALTNDTEYVNYANDGLAYVEQFVMPPGATTSASSDIANDDATSALMDEPLPDAFTDDEFANPAFADTVFSDTAHADINADVTSIDPYTDPFMSPHVTNEVNGADNSLNIAEFTLEEESSASALPDLEETAVHAPTDFASDNPFSFTDEPYSFDPTIADSVTTDIHPFGNQAEFDRVELSDDRSFINALDDLEIPPLEDFHSPPHSTASNSLRFDLRSSDDETLFMGEDFATPETEAHCVNPVQAHSYSSPDVDDADVQTFADHRFTEPREDEALRGETIDFSEFEDADFSNHVSSNPATQPSSVDFLDEFDEFDDLGSLPDFDVSDHSVDFTTPSIGSVDQSSSTATFDFDDSSDTPLLPEDDVFSMAGATNLPNFAPADGTLEPEVTVEQGWLAPLENAPLSRKKWIIAGVTGVISAVTVASVNFAFASSVPRENRATVLPHMTIAGLAMSATAGLASFGVSAALGGLLIQQTRRTAANLQTQFTAISQGNLNAKATVYSEDELGQLAASFNQMARVILTTTAEAQRKAEEQEQAKEDLQRQVIRLLDDVEGAARGDLTVQAEVTADVLGAVADSFNLTIQNLREIVQQVKTAARQVTKSSTENEIFARSLSADALRQAEELAVTLNSVQVMTDSIQRVAESAREAEDVARSASATALKGGEAVERTVSGILEIRETVAETTRKVKRLAESSQEISKIVALISQIASRTNLLALNASIEAARAGDAGRGFAIVADEVRQLADRAAKASKEIEQIVLQIQSETSSVMTAMEEGTQQVIEGTRLAEQAKRSLEDIIQVSNRIDALVRSITADTVEQTETSRAVAQVMQSVELTAQETSQEAQRVSASLQNLVGVARDLSTSVERFRVEKN; encoded by the coding sequence ATGGGATCTACAGGATATGCACAAGATTATCAAAACGCCCAACGCGCTTACATTCAGGGCAATTATGAAGATGCGGCTGTCATCATCGATCGGCTAGCCGAGAATTATCCTAACGATCCAAGCGTTTGTTTACTAAGAGGGCATGTTTACTGCGGGCTACAGCAGTATGATATTGCTCACGACCAATATCAGGCGGTTATTGCCCTCACAAACGATACAGAGTATGTCAACTATGCCAACGATGGCTTGGCTTATGTTGAGCAGTTTGTAATGCCACCTGGTGCCACAACATCTGCCTCGTCTGATATAGCAAACGATGATGCGACCAGTGCTTTGATGGATGAGCCTCTCCCTGACGCTTTCACCGATGACGAATTTGCCAATCCAGCATTTGCTGATACCGTCTTTTCTGATACGGCTCATGCAGACATTAATGCTGATGTCACCTCGATCGACCCCTACACCGATCCGTTCATGTCGCCCCATGTGACTAACGAAGTGAATGGAGCAGACAATTCCCTTAATATTGCTGAATTTACTCTAGAAGAAGAAAGCTCTGCCTCCGCTCTTCCCGATCTGGAGGAGACGGCAGTCCACGCTCCAACTGATTTCGCTTCAGACAATCCCTTTTCGTTTACAGACGAGCCTTATTCTTTTGATCCAACAATTGCGGATTCAGTGACAACGGATATTCATCCATTTGGCAACCAAGCTGAGTTCGATCGAGTAGAGTTGAGTGACGATCGCTCATTTATCAATGCATTGGATGATCTCGAGATTCCACCGTTAGAAGATTTCCATTCTCCACCGCACTCAACGGCATCAAACTCTCTGCGGTTTGACCTGCGTTCTTCTGACGATGAAACACTGTTTATGGGAGAAGACTTTGCCACGCCAGAAACCGAAGCGCACTGTGTCAATCCAGTCCAGGCTCATTCCTATTCGTCGCCTGATGTAGACGATGCAGACGTTCAAACCTTCGCTGATCACAGGTTTACAGAACCTCGTGAGGATGAAGCCCTGAGAGGCGAAACCATTGATTTCAGTGAGTTTGAAGACGCTGATTTTTCCAATCATGTCTCTTCCAACCCAGCAACCCAACCCAGCAGCGTTGACTTCTTAGATGAATTTGATGAGTTTGACGATTTGGGCAGCCTACCGGATTTTGATGTATCAGACCATTCGGTCGATTTTACAACGCCTTCAATTGGCAGTGTCGATCAGTCCTCGTCTACAGCAACCTTCGACTTTGATGACAGTAGTGACACTCCCCTGCTGCCAGAAGACGATGTGTTTTCGATGGCTGGAGCGACTAATTTGCCAAACTTCGCCCCAGCAGATGGAACACTAGAACCAGAGGTGACCGTGGAACAGGGTTGGCTAGCTCCTTTGGAAAATGCGCCACTGTCTCGTAAGAAGTGGATCATTGCGGGAGTGACAGGAGTAATCTCGGCGGTGACAGTGGCTTCCGTAAACTTTGCATTTGCTAGCAGCGTTCCGAGAGAAAACCGAGCAACGGTGCTGCCTCATATGACAATTGCCGGATTGGCTATGAGTGCTACAGCCGGACTAGCCAGTTTTGGAGTCTCAGCGGCACTAGGTGGATTGCTAATACAGCAGACCCGACGAACAGCCGCCAATTTGCAAACTCAATTTACTGCCATTTCTCAGGGCAATCTTAATGCCAAAGCTACTGTGTACTCAGAGGATGAGTTGGGGCAATTAGCCGCCAGTTTTAATCAGATGGCACGAGTGATTCTGACCACGACGGCTGAAGCACAACGTAAGGCTGAAGAACAGGAACAAGCTAAAGAAGATTTACAGCGCCAAGTGATTCGCCTGTTGGATGATGTTGAAGGGGCAGCACGGGGAGATCTCACCGTGCAGGCAGAGGTTACAGCAGATGTGCTGGGTGCGGTGGCAGATTCGTTTAACCTAACCATTCAAAATTTACGGGAAATTGTGCAACAGGTGAAAACGGCGGCGCGACAGGTAACGAAAAGCTCTACCGAAAACGAAATTTTTGCCCGATCGCTTTCGGCTGATGCCTTACGTCAAGCAGAAGAATTGGCTGTAACGCTTAACTCTGTCCAGGTAATGACTGACTCCATTCAGCGGGTGGCAGAAAGCGCTCGTGAAGCAGAAGATGTGGCGCGCTCGGCATCGGCAACGGCTTTGAAGGGTGGGGAAGCAGTGGAACGGACAGTCTCAGGAATTTTGGAGATTCGCGAAACTGTAGCTGAAACAACCCGCAAGGTGAAACGGTTGGCAGAATCTTCTCAAGAAATCTCTAAGATTGTTGCACTTATTTCTCAAATTGCGTCTAGAACTAACCTGTTGGCATTAAATGCCAGCATTGAAGCCGCGAGAGCAGGCGATGCCGGGCGCGGGTTTGCCATTGTGGCGGATGAAGTTCGTCAGCTTGCCGATCGCGCTGCCAAGGCTTCCAAGGAAATAGAGCAGATTGTCTTACAAATTCAAAGCGAAACGAGTTCTGTGATGACTGCGATGGAGGAAGGAACGCAGCAGGTCATTGAGGGGACACGCTTAGCAGAGCAGGCTAAACGCTCGCTAGAGGATATCATTCAAGTATCGAATCGTATTGATGCCTTGGTACGATCGATTACTGCCGATACGGTTGAACAAACCGAAACTTCGCGGGCTGTAGCGCAAGTCATGCAATCAGTAGAATTGACGGCACAAGAAACGTCACAAGAAGCACAGCGTGTATCTGCCTCTCTGCAAAATCTCGTAGGCGTTGCTCGTGACCTTTCTACCTCTGTAGAACGGTTCCGTGTTGAAAAGAATTAA